In Aquiflexum balticum DSM 16537, a single genomic region encodes these proteins:
- a CDS encoding mannose-1-phosphate guanylyltransferase, translating into MQDKPYVVIMAGGIGSRFWPYSRYNRPKQFLDILGTGRTLLQMTYDRFVKLSDKSRFYVITYKKYYKLVEEQLPDIPKDQILIEPLRRNTATCVAYASYRILKKHPSAKVIVTPADHLIIQEGNFYSTMAIAIEAADQDDRLITLGIRPNRPETGYGYIQYISNHGNPVKKVKTFTEKPNVKLAKAFIESGDFVWNSGMFVWKVKSIVKAFENYMPDISEVFEEGMVHYNKPQEEAFIKKAYSLVKNISIDYGIMEKADEVYTVLGEFGWSDLGSWFSLHEIQNRDENNNVVEANAILYDTKNSFIKVSPQKLVVVEGLDNYLINESENVLLICKLDGEKKFREFVNDAKKKGEDYV; encoded by the coding sequence ATGCAGGATAAACCATATGTTGTGATAATGGCAGGAGGAATCGGTTCCCGGTTTTGGCCTTACAGCAGATACAATAGACCCAAACAATTTTTAGATATACTTGGCACAGGGAGGACCTTGTTGCAGATGACTTATGACCGGTTTGTGAAACTGTCCGATAAGTCCCGTTTTTATGTGATCACTTATAAGAAATACTATAAATTAGTTGAAGAGCAACTTCCGGATATACCCAAAGATCAGATTCTCATCGAGCCGCTGCGGAGAAATACCGCCACCTGTGTAGCTTATGCAAGTTACCGTATCCTTAAAAAACACCCATCAGCCAAGGTTATAGTCACGCCAGCTGATCATTTGATCATTCAGGAGGGAAATTTTTATAGTACGATGGCAATTGCAATAGAAGCTGCAGACCAGGACGATCGCTTAATTACTTTGGGGATAAGACCCAATAGGCCTGAGACAGGATACGGGTATATTCAATATATCAGTAATCATGGGAATCCTGTGAAAAAGGTGAAGACTTTCACAGAAAAGCCAAATGTTAAACTTGCAAAGGCATTTATTGAAAGCGGAGATTTCGTCTGGAATTCAGGGATGTTTGTTTGGAAAGTAAAAAGTATTGTAAAGGCATTTGAGAATTACATGCCGGATATTTCGGAAGTGTTTGAAGAAGGAATGGTCCATTACAATAAGCCCCAGGAAGAGGCTTTTATCAAAAAGGCTTATTCTTTAGTCAAAAATATTTCCATAGATTACGGTATCATGGAAAAAGCCGATGAGGTTTATACAGTTTTAGGAGAGTTTGGGTGGTCGGATTTGGGGTCATGGTTCAGTCTTCATGAAATTCAAAATAGAGATGAAAACAATAATGTAGTCGAAGCCAATGCAATTCTGTATGATACCAAAAACTCTTTCATCAAAGTCAGTCCCCAAAAGCTGGTCGTAGTAGAGGGGTTGGACAATTACCTTATCAATGAGTCAGAAAATGTTTTGTTGATTTGTAAATTAGACGGGGAAAAAAAATTCAGGGAATTCGTCAATGATGCTAAAAAGAAAGGTGAAGATTATGTTTGA
- a CDS encoding class I SAM-dependent rRNA methyltransferase: MLPYPTIKLLKNKEISIYRKHHWIFSGAIDYKNDDLKNGDLVQIISSKDTFLGVGHFQYGSIMVRMVSFEEELIDGNFWIKKLSAAYQMRKSIGLVNNTETNVYRLIHGEGDGLPGLIIDFYNGTAVIQTHHVGMYKHVKDISLALQKIYGNTLQAVYEKSAETLPRDIGVENRLLFGVPETNMVLEYGCQYEIDWEKGQKTGFFVDQRENRKLFGHYSKGKKVLNTFCYSGGFSVAALKEGALEVHSVDISVKAIELTDRNVALNKGFQGINQSIVADVVKYIREIETDYDIIVLDPPAFAKNIKSKHNAVQAYKRLNTEALKRIKSGGILFTFSCSQVVDKQLFAHTVTAAAMEAGRNVRILHYLSQPADHPVNIFHTESEYLKGLVLYVD; the protein is encoded by the coding sequence ATGCTACCCTATCCGACAATAAAACTTCTTAAAAACAAAGAAATCTCCATCTACCGTAAACACCATTGGATTTTTTCAGGAGCAATAGACTACAAAAACGATGACCTGAAAAACGGTGACTTGGTGCAGATTATCAGTTCCAAGGATACATTTTTGGGAGTTGGTCATTTTCAATATGGCTCCATCATGGTCAGGATGGTGAGTTTTGAGGAGGAACTGATTGATGGAAATTTTTGGATTAAAAAACTGAGCGCAGCCTATCAAATGCGTAAAAGCATTGGATTGGTCAATAATACTGAAACCAATGTGTACAGGCTGATTCATGGTGAAGGGGATGGCTTGCCAGGTCTGATTATCGACTTCTATAACGGTACAGCTGTCATTCAGACCCATCATGTCGGTATGTACAAGCATGTCAAAGATATCAGTCTTGCGCTGCAAAAAATATATGGCAATACCCTGCAAGCCGTTTATGAGAAAAGTGCAGAGACTTTGCCAAGGGATATTGGAGTCGAAAACCGTCTTCTGTTTGGTGTTCCCGAAACCAATATGGTTTTGGAATATGGTTGCCAATATGAAATAGATTGGGAAAAAGGTCAAAAAACAGGTTTTTTTGTGGATCAAAGGGAAAACAGGAAACTCTTTGGCCACTATAGCAAAGGAAAAAAGGTATTGAATACCTTTTGCTATTCAGGCGGGTTTTCGGTAGCAGCTTTAAAGGAAGGTGCATTAGAAGTTCATTCTGTAGATATCTCTGTTAAAGCCATAGAACTTACCGATAGAAATGTAGCCTTAAACAAAGGATTCCAAGGAATAAATCAATCCATTGTGGCAGATGTGGTAAAATATATCAGAGAAATTGAAACTGATTATGACATCATAGTGCTTGACCCACCGGCATTTGCCAAAAACATCAAATCCAAACACAATGCTGTTCAAGCCTACAAAAGGCTAAATACTGAAGCATTGAAAAGAATCAAATCAGGTGGAATATTATTCACCTTTTCTTGTTCGCAGGTAGTGGACAAGCAGCTCTTTGCCCATACTGTAACGGCTGCAGCCATGGAAGCGGGAAGAAATGTGCGTATACTCCATTACCTCTCCCAACCTGCAGATCATCCTGTCAATATCTTTCATACTGAAAGTGAGTATTTGAAAGGTTTGGTTTTGTATGTGGATTAG
- a CDS encoding glycoside hydrolase family 5 protein: MDIRIYILSLLLLFLNFADSNEMGLGEKANNDKFEINRGTNISHWLSQSKRRGQERFDFFTEKDVKYIADLGFDHIRIPIDEEQMWQESGEKDAEVFTLLHNSIKWSEKYGLNVIVDLHILRSHYFNADVKPLWTEASAQERFYQCWRDLSEELNKYPVHMLAYELMNEPVADDPEDWNKLVARAVEVIRKNEPDRKLVIGSNRWQSADTFDDLKVPENDPNIILSFHMYEPMLLTHYKASWTKTKDYMGPVNYPGQIVTPEDLKNLEEPLASIMAGQQKYYDKAAIEEHFAKPIKVAKKYNLPLYCGEWGAYPTTPDKARYQWYKDVKDVLEKNNIAWTTWDYKGGFGIIRNGQEDKELIKVLLK, encoded by the coding sequence ATGGATATCAGGATTTATATCTTAAGCCTTTTGCTTTTATTCCTCAATTTTGCAGACTCAAATGAAATGGGTCTTGGGGAAAAAGCAAACAATGACAAGTTTGAAATTAATAGAGGAACCAATATCAGTCATTGGCTTTCCCAAAGCAAAAGAAGGGGACAGGAGAGGTTTGATTTTTTTACCGAAAAGGACGTCAAATATATTGCTGACCTTGGTTTTGATCATATCAGGATTCCAATAGATGAGGAGCAGATGTGGCAAGAATCCGGAGAAAAAGATGCAGAAGTATTTACTCTTCTTCATAATAGCATCAAATGGAGTGAGAAATACGGGCTCAATGTGATTGTAGATTTACATATCTTACGTTCCCATTATTTCAATGCGGATGTAAAACCATTGTGGACTGAAGCCTCAGCTCAGGAAAGGTTTTATCAGTGCTGGAGGGACCTTTCTGAAGAATTGAATAAATATCCGGTCCATATGCTTGCTTATGAACTCATGAATGAACCCGTAGCGGATGATCCGGAGGATTGGAATAAGCTGGTAGCCAGAGCGGTGGAAGTAATCAGGAAAAATGAACCTGATAGAAAATTGGTAATCGGTTCCAACAGGTGGCAAAGCGCTGATACCTTTGATGATTTAAAGGTTCCTGAAAATGATCCGAATATTATCTTAAGTTTCCATATGTATGAACCCATGTTGCTGACCCACTACAAGGCATCATGGACAAAAACAAAGGATTATATGGGTCCTGTAAACTATCCGGGACAAATAGTAACTCCGGAAGACCTGAAGAATTTGGAAGAACCGTTGGCATCAATAATGGCAGGTCAGCAAAAGTATTATGACAAAGCAGCAATTGAAGAGCACTTTGCGAAGCCGATCAAAGTAGCAAAGAAATACAATCTTCCACTTTATTGTGGAGAATGGGGAGCTTATCCGACTACTCCAGACAAGGCAAGGTACCAATGGTATAAAGATGTCAAAGACGTCTTGGAGAAAAATAATATTGCTTGGACAACGTGGGATTATAAGGGTGGATTTGGGATTATAAGGAATGGTCAAGAGGATAAAGAATTGATAAAAGTCTTGTTAAAATAA
- a CDS encoding nucleotide pyrophosphohydrolase encodes MSKDITISEAQKLVDEWIKTVGVRYFNELTNTAILMEEVGELARIMARKYGEQSFKESDKEVNMADEMADVLWVLMCLANQTGVDLTDALQKNFEKKNIRDKDRHKENKKLI; translated from the coding sequence ATGTCTAAAGATATCACCATATCGGAAGCCCAAAAGTTGGTCGATGAATGGATCAAAACTGTCGGTGTCAGATACTTCAACGAACTGACCAATACCGCTATATTAATGGAAGAAGTAGGGGAGTTGGCCCGGATAATGGCCAGAAAATACGGAGAACAATCTTTCAAAGAGTCGGATAAAGAAGTCAATATGGCTGATGAAATGGCTGATGTGCTTTGGGTCCTGATGTGCTTGGCCAATCAAACAGGAGTTGACCTGACAGATGCGCTTCAAAAGAACTTTGAGAAAAAAAACATCAGGGACAAGGACAGGCATAAGGAGAATAAAAAGTTGATATGA
- a CDS encoding sodium:solute symporter family protein codes for MLLTAIIIYILITVAIGAWSSKLVKNSSDFVLAGRQLPLFLSASALFATWFGSETIFGASSEYLEHGLQGVMEDPFGGALCLVLFGVFYLRPMYKMNVLTIGDVYRRIFGKRVEFFASVFMIPPYFGYVAAQLVALSLIFTTVADISIAQGIVISAGIVVFYTFLGGMWAISITDFIQTTLIVVGLIWVAVLVSEKAGGVMPILESAPEGSFQFFPDADPISWMNYLGAWMIIGLGSIPSQDIYQRVMSAKSERVAIRSAYLAGGFYVTIGLLPLFIALGAKFLYPEIYLENKQLLLPEMVLKHGGMHVQILFFGALISAIMSTTSSGLLAPSAIISENLIRPYFGNKLKEKHFLWILRINIITVAVVAVVLAQWKTNIYELVAGASILMLVSLFVPLTAGLYWKKASEMGALMSIVFGMIAFLGFSSLDLPYYPHLPATLVSAVSMVVGSLIFPINKKTNATLSDNKTS; via the coding sequence ATGCTTCTAACCGCCATCATCATCTACATCCTCATCACCGTAGCGATAGGTGCCTGGTCTTCGAAGCTGGTCAAAAACTCCAGTGATTTTGTTTTGGCCGGGAGACAGTTGCCACTTTTTTTATCGGCCTCGGCATTGTTTGCCACCTGGTTTGGTTCGGAGACTATCTTTGGTGCCTCTTCGGAATATCTTGAACACGGACTTCAAGGAGTAATGGAAGATCCCTTTGGAGGGGCATTGTGTCTGGTATTGTTTGGGGTTTTTTACTTGAGACCAATGTACAAGATGAATGTCCTGACGATAGGCGATGTGTACAGGCGGATTTTTGGAAAGCGGGTAGAGTTTTTTGCTTCCGTTTTTATGATACCCCCATATTTCGGTTATGTAGCTGCACAATTGGTTGCCTTATCTTTGATATTCACAACAGTTGCTGATATCAGTATTGCGCAGGGAATAGTCATCAGTGCGGGCATTGTGGTCTTCTATACATTTTTGGGAGGTATGTGGGCCATCTCGATCACCGATTTCATTCAGACGACTTTGATTGTGGTCGGATTGATTTGGGTGGCGGTATTGGTGAGCGAAAAAGCAGGTGGTGTCATGCCAATTCTTGAATCTGCGCCAGAAGGAAGTTTTCAGTTTTTCCCCGATGCCGACCCGATTTCATGGATGAATTATCTAGGGGCCTGGATGATTATAGGTTTAGGAAGTATACCCAGTCAGGACATTTACCAAAGGGTCATGTCCGCGAAGTCAGAAAGGGTCGCTATCCGTTCAGCTTACCTGGCGGGAGGCTTTTATGTAACCATCGGCTTATTGCCTTTATTTATTGCCCTTGGAGCAAAATTCCTGTATCCGGAAATTTACCTTGAAAACAAACAATTGCTTCTCCCTGAAATGGTCCTTAAACATGGCGGAATGCATGTTCAGATTTTATTTTTCGGAGCATTGATTTCAGCCATCATGAGTACAACGAGTTCGGGATTGTTGGCCCCATCTGCCATCATTTCAGAAAACCTGATCCGTCCTTATTTTGGAAATAAATTGAAGGAGAAGCATTTTTTGTGGATTTTGAGGATAAATATCATCACTGTCGCTGTCGTGGCAGTGGTGTTGGCCCAATGGAAAACCAATATTTATGAGCTTGTGGCCGGAGCATCGATATTGATGTTGGTTTCCCTCTTTGTTCCCCTGACAGCGGGGCTTTATTGGAAAAAAGCTTCGGAAATGGGTGCCCTGATGTCCATAGTTTTTGGGATGATAGCGTTTTTGGGTTTTTCTTCTCTAGATTTACCGTATTATCCCCATTTGCCGGCGACACTTGTCAGTGCAGTTTCCATGGTAGTGGGCTCTTTGATTTTCCCCATCAACAAAAAAACCAATGCTACCCTATCCGACAATAAAACTTCTTAA
- the recQ gene encoding DNA helicase RecQ, with translation MDQSVKEKLKKIFGFNQFRGTQEAIVENVLSGKNTFVIMPTGAGKSLCYQFPAVVSDGTAIVISPLIALMKNQVDQLNAFGINAHFLNSTLNKSETNKVKKEVLSGKTKLLYVAPESLTKEENVLFLKEAKLSFVAIDEAHCISEWGHDFRPEYRKIKTIIAQIGSHLPVVALTATATPKVQQDIQRNLQMEEADLFKSSFNRTNLYYEVRPKLKNETKKQIIKYIKTHKGKSGIIYCLSRKKVEEIAELLKVNGINAAPYHAGLDQSVRVKNQDDFLNEELDVIVATIAFGMGIDKPDVRYVIHYDVPKSLEGYYQETGRAGRDGLDGHCLMFYRYEDIVKLEKFNKDKPVTERENSKILLEEMAAYAESSVCRRKVLLHYFGEYLGEDCGFCDNCKKPKEKFEGMDYLLSAIAAVKETNNRFNLTHIVNVIRGEQNDYIKSYGHDKVSVFGKGKDDDEKLWRTVIRQAMIIDFLEKDIENYGVIKITEKGEEFLKNPYSVSLSKDHNFEEVEEGTATDEMPSGGIAYDEKLFELLKAERKKVAKSKNLPPYVIFQDPSLEEMATVYPTTKEELAQINGVGMGKVTKFGASFIKLIENYVEENDIITASDVVVKTAGNRSKVKISIIQQVDRKVNLDEIAENLNISMSELIGEIEQIIYSGTKLNINYYIENIMDDEREDILSEYFMNAESDNIKAALEELEDEDFAEEEIRVYRIKFISEHAN, from the coding sequence GTGGATCAAAGTGTAAAAGAAAAATTAAAAAAAATATTCGGTTTCAATCAGTTCAGAGGAACTCAAGAGGCTATTGTAGAAAATGTTTTAAGTGGCAAAAATACTTTTGTCATCATGCCTACAGGTGCGGGCAAATCGCTTTGTTATCAATTCCCTGCCGTAGTAAGTGATGGTACAGCCATTGTTATATCTCCTTTGATTGCCTTGATGAAAAATCAAGTGGATCAATTGAATGCATTTGGCATCAATGCCCATTTTCTAAATTCAACGCTAAATAAATCCGAAACAAACAAAGTCAAAAAAGAGGTACTATCCGGTAAAACCAAGCTCCTTTATGTAGCTCCTGAATCCCTTACCAAAGAAGAAAATGTACTTTTCCTTAAAGAAGCAAAACTCAGTTTTGTTGCTATTGATGAAGCACATTGTATTTCTGAATGGGGACATGACTTCAGACCGGAATACAGAAAAATCAAAACCATCATAGCCCAGATAGGTTCACATTTACCGGTAGTGGCACTAACAGCCACCGCCACGCCCAAAGTTCAGCAGGACATACAGCGTAATCTTCAGATGGAAGAAGCTGATTTATTTAAATCTTCTTTTAACCGAACCAATCTTTATTACGAGGTAAGGCCAAAGCTAAAAAATGAAACCAAAAAGCAAATCATCAAATACATCAAAACCCACAAAGGAAAATCCGGTATTATTTATTGCCTGAGCCGCAAAAAAGTGGAAGAAATTGCTGAGTTGCTGAAAGTAAACGGGATCAATGCCGCCCCTTATCATGCCGGACTCGATCAAAGTGTCCGGGTCAAAAACCAGGATGATTTTCTTAATGAGGAATTGGATGTGATAGTTGCCACTATTGCTTTTGGAATGGGTATCGACAAGCCTGATGTGCGCTATGTAATCCATTATGATGTTCCAAAATCATTGGAAGGATATTATCAGGAAACAGGACGGGCAGGAAGAGATGGATTGGACGGGCACTGCCTGATGTTTTACAGGTATGAAGATATCGTCAAGTTGGAGAAATTCAACAAAGATAAACCGGTGACAGAAAGGGAAAATTCCAAAATTCTACTGGAGGAAATGGCTGCCTATGCAGAAAGTTCTGTTTGCAGAAGGAAAGTTCTTCTTCATTACTTTGGTGAATACCTGGGTGAAGATTGTGGTTTTTGTGACAACTGTAAAAAGCCAAAAGAAAAATTCGAGGGTATGGATTATTTGCTTTCTGCGATTGCAGCTGTGAAAGAAACCAACAACAGGTTTAATCTAACCCACATCGTAAATGTAATCAGAGGGGAGCAGAATGACTATATCAAAAGCTATGGACATGATAAGGTCTCTGTATTTGGCAAAGGTAAGGATGATGATGAAAAATTATGGAGAACTGTCATCAGACAGGCAATGATTATTGACTTTCTCGAAAAAGACATTGAAAATTATGGAGTCATAAAAATCACTGAAAAAGGTGAAGAATTTTTAAAAAACCCTTATTCCGTCTCTTTAAGCAAAGACCATAATTTTGAAGAAGTGGAAGAGGGCACCGCTACAGACGAAATGCCAAGTGGAGGAATAGCTTACGACGAAAAGTTATTTGAATTACTCAAGGCAGAAAGAAAAAAAGTAGCAAAATCAAAAAACCTGCCACCCTATGTGATTTTTCAGGATCCATCTTTGGAGGAAATGGCTACTGTATATCCTACCACCAAAGAAGAATTGGCCCAGATAAATGGGGTGGGAATGGGAAAAGTCACTAAATTTGGTGCGTCCTTTATCAAACTTATTGAAAATTACGTTGAGGAAAATGACATCATTACCGCCTCAGATGTAGTAGTCAAAACAGCAGGAAACAGATCAAAAGTAAAAATATCCATTATTCAGCAGGTGGATAGAAAAGTCAACTTGGATGAAATTGCAGAAAATCTGAATATTTCCATGTCCGAACTTATCGGAGAAATAGAACAGATCATCTATAGTGGCACCAAGCTCAATATCAACTATTATATTGAGAATATCATGGACGACGAAAGAGAAGATATTCTGAGTGAATATTTTATGAATGCTGAGTCCGATAATATAAAGGCGGCATTGGAAGAACTTGAAGACGAGGATTTTGCGGAAGAGGAAATCAGAGTGTATAGAATCAAGTTCATTTCAGAGCATGCCAATTAA